CAATGGCCAGGATGGTTGCATCCCTGTTCACCAGCCAACGGATGAGCATGGCTGCTACAGCAGTCTTGCCTGTACCTCCCTTCCCGGTAATTGCTACGACTTTCAAGGCACTGCCTCTGGAAAGTTATTTCTTACTGCTCAGTATGATCTTGTCGATTGAGACCTTGGCATTCTTCAGGGTAATTTTTATACCACCGCTACCACCGCCGGTCATCGGCGGGATGTTCTGCAGCATGGCAGGATCAGGCATGCCAAATACCGGCATAGCTGTTGAAGTTCCAGTTGATTCTTCATCCACTTCTTCATCCTCATCAGCACCCCAGTTCTTAACCACAGGATGATCTTTCTCTTTGAGGAATTCCTTCAAGGTATCCAGGTCCTGTGCATCCTCTTCTGTAGCCACTTTGTCAACGATCTCTGCAGGGATATCAGCCAGTACCTTATCCTTGAGGATTTTTGGCATCCAGACCACTCTGTTCCAACCGCCATCCGCCTGGATGAACTTTGGTGAGCGGAAATAGTTGACCCCAACACCCAAAAAGCCAATAACCTGTTTACCGCCGCCGGTCTGGCCAGCCATCGTACTGAAGGCAAGCCCGTTAGGGGCCATGCCAGTGTAATCCCGGTCAACCCAGCCGATACCATCAACTTCCGGCATATAGAATCCTACAACCTCAAAACATCCGCATGAGGTATGGGGAAACTCAAAGAAACTATGAATCTTGATCCTGTTGTATTCGCCGCCAGAGAGTTTCTGAGCGACCTCGTTGACACCTGAATACTCACCGCCAATTTCGTCCAGTAGTTCGCCTTTTTCAATCGGGAACTGGGGGCCTTCAGGGTCCACCTTTGCTGCTGCCCTGCCGTCGAACCAGTTGATTGCACCACACAGTGCGATCCTGTCTGGAGTTATCACACATACACTGGTCGGTGCGAAACTCTGGCACAGGCTGCAGCCGTAGAAAGTATCCACG
The window above is part of the ANME-2 cluster archaeon genome. Proteins encoded here:
- the cdhC gene encoding CO dehydrogenase/CO-methylating acetyl-CoA synthase complex subunit beta, yielding MADEFPFEISPMFEGERVRKDDMYVELAGPKSKGFELVNAVETDEIEDGKFTLIGPDISDMEEGGRYPLAMIYRIAGELVEPDLEAIVERRNHDFQNYIQGVMHLNQRYDVWLRINKDSIAKGLNSFEDIAKATMMLFTNELPFIEKIEATYITDMEKVEEELAKAMERYAARDERTRNLHDEDVDTFYGCSLCQSFAPTSVCVITPDRIALCGAINWFDGRAAAKVDPEGPQFPIEKGELLDEIGGEYSGVNEVAQKLSGGEYNRIKIHSFFEFPHTSCGCFEVVGFYMPEVDGIGWVDRDYTGMAPNGLAFSTMAGQTGGGKQVIGFLGVGVNYFRSPKFIQADGGWNRVVWMPKILKDKVLADIPAEIVDKVATEEDAQDLDTLKEFLKEKDHPVVKNWGADEDEEVDEESTGTSTAMPVFGMPDPAMLQNIPPMTGGGSGGIKITLKNAKVSIDKIILSSKK